A genomic region of Sandaracinaceae bacterium contains the following coding sequences:
- a CDS encoding type II CAAX endopeptidase family protein — protein MAWKVGSGISGALVSLGVLVALVSTAALEEEEVRWFEDVTLAERTAPGASSATLTTVSLRRDQRVVFELCAADPMDPERWAGAMAVAVSRPSAREVLTRSELDARVLGMVRRDATSGCLTIGSGTIGADDDYTIEASWDAPPTALADVPLRVRVLGRRPLGLAQVLIVLLTWIASLGLLATLALRSPSEAAAAASEEEEEDAWVREVEGARRPLPRWLRAQWLGAWWARLAGGFALVLAGFYATGFLPGGAAAGLAIGAGLASFEVGVALLFAPGRRLAARLETLGLRRPRAWWAWFPGAVLFGLGLVWVARLSTTLVPSTGTSAVQTFVSWPSGMLSFAALAVVAPLAEEIFFRGFVYGLLEPRNRALAFLGGWLLFVLAHVPQTFGQWGALVAITVTGLMLTTLRAASRSTLVSGLAHLVYNGLLALSALG, from the coding sequence ATGGCGTGGAAGGTCGGATCGGGCATCTCCGGCGCGCTCGTCTCGCTCGGCGTCCTGGTCGCGCTCGTCTCGACCGCGGCGCTCGAGGAAGAGGAGGTGCGCTGGTTCGAGGACGTCACCCTCGCCGAGCGCACCGCGCCCGGCGCCTCGAGCGCCACCCTCACGACGGTCTCGCTCCGGCGAGATCAGCGCGTGGTCTTCGAGCTCTGCGCGGCGGATCCGATGGACCCCGAGCGCTGGGCGGGGGCGATGGCGGTCGCGGTGTCGCGGCCCTCTGCGCGCGAGGTGCTGACCCGCTCGGAGCTCGACGCGCGCGTGCTCGGCATGGTCCGGCGCGACGCGACCAGCGGCTGCCTGACGATCGGGAGCGGCACCATCGGCGCCGACGACGACTACACCATCGAGGCCTCCTGGGACGCGCCCCCGACCGCGTTGGCCGACGTCCCGCTGCGCGTGCGCGTGCTGGGACGGCGCCCGCTCGGGCTCGCGCAGGTGCTGATCGTGCTCCTGACCTGGATCGCGTCGCTGGGGCTGCTCGCGACGCTCGCGCTCCGCTCACCGTCCGAGGCGGCGGCGGCGGCGTCGGAAGAGGAGGAGGAGGACGCCTGGGTCCGGGAGGTCGAGGGCGCGCGTCGCCCGCTGCCTCGGTGGCTGAGGGCGCAGTGGCTGGGGGCGTGGTGGGCGCGGCTGGCCGGAGGCTTCGCCCTCGTTCTGGCCGGCTTCTACGCCACCGGGTTCCTCCCGGGGGGCGCCGCGGCCGGGCTCGCGATCGGGGCGGGGCTCGCCAGCTTCGAGGTCGGGGTCGCCCTCCTCTTCGCTCCGGGCCGCCGGCTCGCCGCGCGCCTCGAGACCCTCGGCCTGCGCCGACCGCGCGCCTGGTGGGCCTGGTTCCCCGGGGCGGTCCTGTTCGGGCTGGGCCTCGTCTGGGTGGCGCGCCTCTCCACCACGCTGGTCCCCTCGACGGGCACGAGCGCGGTGCAGACCTTCGTCAGCTGGCCGAGCGGCATGCTCTCCTTCGCGGCGCTCGCGGTCGTGGCCCCGCTGGCCGAGGAGATCTTCTTCCGTGGCTTCGTCTACGGCCTGCTCGAGCCCCGCAATCGCGCCCTCGCCTTCCTCGGCGGCTGGCTGCTCTTCGTGCTCGCGCACGTGCCCCAGACCTTCGGCCAGTGGGGCGCGCTCGTGGCCATCACCGTCACCGGCCTCATGCTCACCACGCTCCGCGCCGCCTCGAGGAGCACCCTCGTCAGCGGCCTCGCCCACCTCGTCTACAACGGCCTGCTCGCCCTCAGCGCGCTCGGCTGA